One uncultured Hyphomonas sp. genomic region harbors:
- a CDS encoding nuclear transport factor 2 family protein codes for MLDDVIARYIQSYNARDIDGMLDCVTEDVVFENISNAGGSMRLDGKDMMRQVAELSGNAFSYRRQRLINVVSGAGKAAAEVEFEGKAAVDLPNGVKAGETVKVRGASFFEFRGDLLCRIADYS; via the coding sequence ATGCTCGACGACGTAATTGCCCGCTATATCCAAAGCTATAATGCCCGTGACATTGACGGCATGCTCGACTGCGTGACCGAAGATGTCGTGTTCGAAAACATCTCCAATGCCGGCGGCTCCATGCGCCTCGACGGCAAGGACATGATGCGGCAGGTGGCCGAACTTTCCGGCAATGCCTTCTCCTATCGCCGCCAGCGGCTGATCAATGTCGTCTCCGGCGCCGGAAAAGCCGCAGCTGAAGTCGAATTCGAAGGCAAGGCCGCTGTCGACCTGCCAAACGGCGTGAAAGCCGGTGAGACCGTGAAAGTGCGCGGTGCCAGCTTCTTCGAATTCCGCGGCGACCTGCTCTGCCGGATTGCCGATTACAGCTAG
- a CDS encoding aspartate-semialdehyde dehydrogenase — protein MGTRIAIVGATGNVGRELLAILDERMFPADEVHAVASRRSLGKEVSFGDRTLKCQDIESFDFSKVDLVLMSAGGSTAKQWCPKIAKAGAITIDNSSAWRMDPDVPLVVPECNGEAVMDYKKKMIIANPNCSTAQLVVALKPLHDAVGVKRVVCSTYQSVSGAGKDAMDELWNQTRGIYVNDEPTPEIFQKEIAFNVIPQIDVFMDDGFTKEEWKMRVETKKIIDESIELVATCVRVPVFVGHSEAVSVELNAPMSAKEAQDLLRESPGIMLVDDPKEDLYITPKECVGDWATFISRVRKDPTVENGLMFWCVSDNLRKGAALNAVQIAEELLNRGVIKPEKQPAVTD, from the coding sequence ATGGGCACACGGATTGCGATTGTCGGCGCGACAGGGAATGTCGGGCGTGAATTGCTGGCCATTCTGGACGAACGCATGTTCCCGGCGGACGAAGTCCACGCCGTGGCATCGCGCCGGTCTCTGGGCAAGGAAGTCTCCTTCGGCGACCGCACGCTGAAATGTCAGGACATTGAGAGCTTTGACTTTTCCAAGGTCGATCTTGTCCTGATGTCGGCGGGCGGGTCCACCGCGAAACAATGGTGCCCGAAGATCGCGAAGGCCGGCGCCATCACCATCGACAATTCCTCCGCCTGGCGGATGGATCCGGACGTCCCGCTGGTCGTGCCTGAATGCAATGGCGAAGCGGTGATGGACTACAAGAAGAAGATGATTATCGCGAACCCGAACTGCTCGACCGCGCAGCTCGTGGTGGCGCTGAAGCCGCTGCACGATGCCGTCGGCGTCAAGCGCGTCGTCTGCTCGACCTATCAGTCGGTCTCCGGCGCCGGCAAGGATGCCATGGACGAGCTGTGGAACCAGACCCGCGGCATCTATGTGAACGATGAGCCGACGCCCGAGATCTTCCAGAAGGAAATTGCCTTCAACGTGATCCCGCAGATCGACGTCTTCATGGATGACGGTTTCACCAAGGAAGAGTGGAAGATGCGCGTCGAGACGAAGAAGATCATCGACGAGAGCATCGAACTTGTCGCGACCTGTGTGCGCGTGCCGGTTTTCGTCGGCCACTCCGAAGCCGTCAGCGTGGAGCTGAACGCGCCGATGAGCGCCAAGGAAGCGCAGGACCTGCTGCGCGAAAGCCCCGGCATCATGCTGGTCGATGATCCGAAGGAAGACCTCTACATCACGCCGAAGGAATGCGTTGGTGACTGGGCAACTTTCATCAGCCGTGTGCGCAAGGACCCGACCGTTGAGAACGGCCTGATGTTCTGGTGCGTCTCTGATAATCTGCGCAAGGGCGCGGCGCTCAACGCGGTGCAGATCGCCGAGGAACTCCTGAACCGCGGTGTCATCAAGCCGGAGAAGCAGCCCGCCGTAACGGACTAG
- a CDS encoding serine hydrolase domain-containing protein — MTDFPISGFTAPGLESVRDAFEANFNETDELGAGFAVYHRGELVASLLGGWADRQKTTPWGADTLVPVYSTTKGIAAFVLASLVDTLPDGYETPVATVWPEFAANGKDAVTIGQALSHQAGLPGFPEEIDPELWLDPSACAAAIAELAPMWPPGTAHGYHPLTWGYIAGEIARRISGESLGTTLKSMFSDVDFHIGLPASEHDRCADIKRPNALADLGELNDYRKAAFVYKWSAPNRGGAIWREIEIPSANGHGTAESVGAIYHHYARSGGGKLRSGIFEDLIRPRTHGPDLVLPLETSFGAGIMLNTHGLFGPNPATLGHSGWGGSMAVSDPDAELTCAYVMNRQSNVLVGDPRAVRLVEAVYAAL, encoded by the coding sequence ATGACTGACTTCCCGATTTCCGGCTTTACCGCCCCAGGCCTTGAATCCGTTCGCGACGCATTCGAGGCGAATTTCAATGAAACCGACGAACTCGGCGCCGGGTTCGCGGTTTACCACCGCGGCGAACTGGTCGCCTCTCTGCTTGGCGGCTGGGCCGACCGGCAGAAAACGACCCCCTGGGGCGCCGACACGCTGGTCCCGGTCTATTCCACAACCAAGGGCATCGCCGCCTTCGTGCTCGCCTCTCTCGTCGATACGCTGCCAGACGGTTACGAAACGCCCGTTGCAACCGTCTGGCCGGAATTTGCCGCCAATGGCAAAGACGCCGTCACGATCGGACAGGCACTGAGTCATCAGGCAGGCTTGCCGGGTTTCCCGGAAGAGATCGACCCCGAGCTCTGGCTGGACCCGTCCGCCTGCGCCGCCGCCATCGCAGAGCTCGCGCCGATGTGGCCGCCGGGCACCGCGCATGGCTACCACCCGCTGACCTGGGGCTATATCGCCGGAGAGATCGCCCGCCGGATCAGTGGCGAGTCGCTGGGCACGACGCTGAAATCCATGTTCTCGGATGTGGATTTTCATATTGGCCTGCCCGCCAGCGAACATGATCGCTGCGCCGACATCAAACGCCCGAACGCCCTCGCAGACCTTGGTGAGCTGAACGATTACCGCAAGGCCGCCTTCGTCTACAAATGGTCGGCCCCCAACCGCGGCGGCGCCATCTGGCGCGAGATCGAAATCCCTTCTGCGAACGGCCACGGCACAGCAGAGAGCGTCGGGGCGATTTACCATCACTATGCCCGCAGCGGCGGCGGAAAGCTCCGCTCCGGCATCTTCGAGGACCTGATCCGCCCGCGCACGCACGGGCCCGATCTCGTCCTGCCACTGGAGACGAGCTTCGGCGCCGGCATCATGCTGAACACGCACGGCCTGTTCGGCCCGAACCCGGCCACGCTCGGCCATTCCGGCTGGGGCGGATCGATGGCGGTCTCCGATCCGGACGCGGAACTCACCTGCGCCTATGTCATGAACAGGCAGTCGAATGTGCTGGTCGGCGATCCGCGTGCCGTGCGCCTCGTCGAAGCCGTCTACGCCGCCCTCTGA
- the rarD gene encoding EamA family transporter RarD, producing MGVDTARRMSSSQRFGFLVGLTAYFIWGSLPLYIRAMRHVLPQELLAHRIIWSVPTALLLIGLAGNWRDIRTAFHWRTAKWLILSGLVIGANWGVYIWAVNADRTIEASLGYFINPLVSVLFGMVFFTETLRPAQWASVAIAAIGVAVVTVAYGHVPWIALFLCMSFASYGVIRKKMAVDSRAGFLMEVVVLVPLALGWLIWFAQQPGGRLMGQGGWDIPLLMAAGPITAFPLILFALAAKRLKLSTVGMMQYIGPSIQFLIAVFIFREPFGLTLAIAFGFIWLALAVFTIDSMMGEAKARRLARAARPV from the coding sequence ATGGGTGTTGATACAGCGCGGCGCATGTCTTCGAGCCAGCGCTTCGGATTTCTTGTCGGCCTGACGGCCTATTTCATCTGGGGCAGCTTGCCGCTGTACATCCGGGCGATGCGGCATGTCCTGCCGCAGGAATTGCTCGCCCACAGGATCATCTGGTCGGTGCCGACGGCGCTGCTCCTCATCGGGCTGGCGGGCAATTGGCGCGATATCCGGACCGCTTTCCATTGGCGCACGGCAAAATGGCTGATCCTGTCCGGTCTGGTGATCGGAGCCAATTGGGGCGTCTATATCTGGGCGGTGAACGCCGACCGGACGATTGAGGCCTCGCTCGGCTATTTCATCAATCCGCTGGTCAGCGTGTTGTTCGGCATGGTCTTCTTCACCGAGACGCTGCGCCCGGCGCAGTGGGCATCGGTTGCGATTGCGGCAATCGGGGTGGCAGTGGTGACGGTCGCGTATGGCCATGTGCCATGGATCGCGCTCTTCTTGTGCATGAGCTTTGCGTCTTATGGCGTGATCCGGAAAAAGATGGCGGTCGACAGCCGGGCCGGCTTCCTGATGGAAGTCGTCGTCCTGGTGCCGCTGGCGCTTGGCTGGCTGATCTGGTTTGCGCAGCAACCCGGCGGGCGGCTGATGGGGCAGGGCGGCTGGGACATCCCGTTGCTGATGGCGGCCGGGCCGATCACGGCGTTTCCGCTGATCCTGTTTGCGCTGGCAGCCAAGCGGCTGAAACTCTCCACCGTGGGCATGATGCAGTATATCGGGCCGAGCATTCAATTCCTGATTGCCGTCTTCATCTTCCGCGAGCCGTTCGGCCTGACATTGGCGATTGCCTTCGGGTTCATCTGGCTGGCGCTTGCGGTGTTCACCATCGACTCCATGATGGGCGAGGCCAAGGCAAGGCGACTGGCGCGGGCGGCCCGGCCTGTCTGA
- a CDS encoding CoA ester lyase: MASQTHRPRRSCLYMPGANERALEKARGLPADTLLLDLEDAVAPDAKLTAREAIVSAVKQGGYGHREIVIRMNGLNTEWGEDDLKAAVACGAKAVLAPKVESAADIMTLDAALTEAGAPNDFGLWVMIEMPKAILRVEEIAAASEDTRLTTFVMGTNDLAKEYRARMTPDRIAFQTALQLSIAAARAYGLYAIDGVFNDIKDEDGLINECEQGRDLGFDGKTLIHPSQLETANRVFAPSQHDVEQAKAVIEAFADPANAGKGVLKVNGKMTELLHLDEARRTVAMDEAIRAFETA; this comes from the coding sequence ATGGCTTCACAGACGCACCGCCCGCGCCGCTCCTGTCTCTATATGCCGGGCGCCAATGAACGGGCCCTCGAAAAGGCCCGCGGCCTGCCGGCCGACACGCTTTTGCTGGACCTCGAAGATGCTGTGGCGCCTGACGCCAAGCTCACGGCGCGCGAAGCCATCGTGAGCGCCGTGAAGCAGGGTGGTTATGGCCATCGTGAGATCGTCATCCGTATGAACGGGCTGAACACGGAATGGGGCGAGGATGACCTCAAAGCCGCCGTCGCGTGCGGCGCCAAGGCCGTTTTGGCGCCCAAAGTGGAATCGGCTGCAGACATCATGACCCTGGATGCGGCGCTGACTGAAGCTGGCGCGCCGAATGATTTCGGCCTCTGGGTCATGATCGAAATGCCGAAGGCAATCCTCAGGGTCGAAGAGATTGCAGCGGCGTCTGAAGACACGCGCCTGACCACGTTCGTGATGGGCACCAACGATCTGGCCAAGGAATACCGCGCCCGGATGACACCGGACCGGATTGCTTTCCAGACGGCATTGCAACTCTCCATCGCGGCGGCGCGCGCCTACGGCCTCTATGCGATTGATGGCGTCTTCAATGACATCAAGGATGAGGATGGCCTGATCAATGAATGCGAACAGGGCCGCGACCTTGGCTTTGACGGCAAGACGCTGATCCACCCCTCGCAGCTGGAAACGGCCAACCGCGTCTTCGCGCCGAGCCAGCATGATGTGGAGCAAGCCAAGGCCGTGATCGAAGCCTTCGCCGACCCCGCCAATGCCGGCAAGGGTGTGCTGAAAGTGAATGGCAAGATGACCGAGCTGCTGCATCTCGACGAAGCCCGCCGCACTGTGGCGATGGATGAAGCCATCCGCGCATTCGAAACGGCCTGA
- a CDS encoding MaoC family dehydratase — protein sequence MTAQTKSNPGNYFEDFSIGMELVHATPQTVTEGDIALYRALTGNRYAQYSSAEFARAAGLPGLAIDPIHAFHVVFGKSVPDISLNAVANLGYADGRIRRPIMPGDTLNTVSEVIGMKENSNKRTGVVWVRTRGFNQNGIEVMSFVRWVMVNKWEEDAAVPPTHIPDLPDAVPGNELEGFAPMEDWDFSLAGSPYGYEDYETGEKINHVDGMTVEEAEHQIATRLYQNTAKVHFDAHGQKSSRFGKRLIYGGVVISIARSLAFNGLANAGQVLAINAGTHASPLFAGDTIYAWSEVLDKADLSDKAGALRLRLVAVKDQDPGAFAYKTGDGKYADGVLLDFDYWAAIPKLSGR from the coding sequence ATGACCGCACAGACCAAATCCAATCCCGGCAATTATTTCGAGGACTTCTCGATCGGCATGGAACTCGTCCATGCCACGCCCCAGACGGTGACCGAGGGGGACATCGCGCTCTACCGCGCGCTGACCGGGAACCGCTACGCCCAGTATTCCTCGGCTGAGTTTGCCCGGGCCGCTGGCCTGCCGGGCCTCGCCATCGATCCGATCCATGCCTTTCATGTGGTCTTCGGAAAGTCGGTCCCGGACATCTCGCTGAACGCGGTCGCAAACCTTGGCTATGCCGATGGCCGCATTCGCCGTCCGATCATGCCGGGCGACACGCTGAACACCGTGTCGGAAGTCATCGGCATGAAGGAAAACTCCAACAAGCGCACCGGCGTTGTCTGGGTCCGCACACGCGGTTTCAACCAGAATGGCATCGAGGTCATGTCGTTCGTGCGCTGGGTGATGGTGAACAAGTGGGAAGAGGATGCCGCCGTACCGCCCACCCACATTCCGGACCTGCCGGACGCCGTGCCGGGAAATGAGCTGGAAGGCTTCGCCCCGATGGAGGACTGGGACTTTTCCCTCGCAGGTTCGCCTTACGGCTATGAAGATTATGAGACCGGCGAGAAGATCAATCACGTCGACGGCATGACGGTGGAAGAAGCCGAGCACCAGATCGCGACCCGCCTCTACCAGAACACCGCGAAGGTCCACTTCGACGCTCACGGACAGAAATCCAGCCGTTTCGGCAAACGCCTCATCTATGGCGGTGTGGTGATCTCGATTGCTCGCTCGCTCGCCTTCAACGGTCTCGCCAATGCGGGCCAGGTGCTGGCCATCAATGCCGGCACGCATGCCAGCCCGTTGTTCGCCGGCGACACGATCTATGCGTGGAGCGAAGTGCTGGACAAGGCGGACCTGTCGGACAAGGCAGGGGCCCTGCGCCTGCGCCTTGTGGCCGTGAAGGACCAGGACCCGGGCGCCTTCGCCTACAAGACCGGCGACGGCAAATATGCCGACGGCGTGCTGCTGGACTTCGACTATTGGGCTGCCATCCCAAAGCTCAGCGGCCGTTGA
- a CDS encoding LysE family translocator: MFASLDWPAFIVAMLAVELTPGPNMGWLATLSARAGRKHGLKAVAGITLGLAVQLVAAATGLSAVLAGSITLYEALRWGGVAFMLYLAWEAFRDDGSAPPAMANKLAGFRRGLIANLLNPKALVFYLLVVGQFADPQLGHLWLQILILGSLHILLSLIVHVTIVLVADHLGTLLEKWRTSFAARLGFGLALAVVALWIAMSTARP, translated from the coding sequence ATGTTCGCCTCGCTCGACTGGCCTGCCTTTATTGTTGCCATGCTGGCCGTGGAACTGACGCCCGGCCCGAACATGGGATGGCTGGCCACCCTGTCGGCCCGGGCGGGCCGCAAGCATGGCCTGAAAGCGGTCGCCGGCATCACGCTGGGCCTCGCCGTGCAACTGGTTGCGGCGGCGACCGGCCTGTCCGCCGTACTTGCCGGGTCGATCACGCTTTATGAGGCGCTGCGCTGGGGCGGGGTGGCCTTCATGCTCTACCTCGCCTGGGAAGCCTTCCGGGACGATGGCTCTGCTCCGCCCGCCATGGCGAACAAGCTCGCCGGGTTCCGGCGCGGCCTGATCGCCAACCTCCTCAATCCGAAAGCACTGGTGTTCTACCTGCTTGTCGTCGGCCAGTTCGCCGATCCACAGCTCGGCCACCTCTGGTTACAGATCCTCATCCTCGGCAGTCTGCATATTCTGCTGTCGCTGATCGTCCATGTGACCATCGTCCTTGTGGCGGATCATCTGGGCACATTGCTGGAGAAATGGCGGACATCTTTCGCCGCGCGGCTCGGTTTCGGTCTGGCGCTGGCGGTGGTGGCCCTGTGGATCGCCATGTCGACCGCGCGGCCCTGA
- a CDS encoding arsenate reductase family protein: MTYTILHNPNCSTSRKGLDMLKEAGVEPEVRKYMNATERLSVEELKDIAKKMGGVSPRAFLRAKDAPAAGIDADATDEAVFEAMAENPKLIQRPIGIKGKKAVLGRPPEDLLKLV, encoded by the coding sequence ATGACCTATACGATCCTGCACAATCCGAACTGCTCCACCTCCCGCAAGGGACTGGACATGCTGAAAGAGGCCGGTGTTGAGCCTGAGGTGCGCAAATACATGAACGCCACCGAACGGCTTTCGGTTGAGGAACTGAAAGACATCGCAAAGAAGATGGGCGGGGTCAGCCCGCGCGCCTTCCTGCGCGCCAAGGACGCCCCGGCGGCCGGCATCGATGCGGATGCCACCGATGAGGCGGTTTTCGAGGCGATGGCGGAGAACCCGAAGCTGATCCAGCGCCCGATCGGCATCAAGGGCAAGAAGGCCGTGCTGGGCCGCCCGCCGGAAGACCTGCTGAAACTCGTCTGA
- a CDS encoding mechanosensitive ion channel domain-containing protein has translation MDEETSPTLLNTLKFEDVLRSIRDDVVNLAAEFISYASLWQFLAIIIAGIAGFFLSRVPVTRLRKLAESRERPDVVFHAAISSARIVWPVVTALLLWITTPAFEQFGLRNEILRVAASLLNAWIIVRLITSNIRDGMVANTLALLAWLIAALYILRLLQPVTQSLDSTIIDFGGVKFSILRLLTSLAVAAFALWLGRIAGDAAQAQLRSSKKLTPSMAGLLGQVLKIAFIIIAILIALQVVGVNLTALTILSGTLGIGIGFGLQAIFSNFVSGVIILIEKSVKVGDFIELQSGVTGLVREINIRSTLVTTNDNVDILVPNEEFIKAQVINWTLREARRRAHVPFGVAYGSDKELVRKAGLEAADEVEWTLKGMPGRQPQVWLTKFGDSALEFELVVWLTDAAVARPARVVADYNWALHTALEKYELEIPFPQRDLHLKSAADLNVTVETRKAKFDSGTD, from the coding sequence ATGGATGAAGAAACATCCCCCACGCTTCTCAATACGCTGAAGTTTGAAGACGTGTTGCGGTCCATCCGCGATGATGTCGTCAACCTGGCTGCCGAGTTCATTTCCTACGCGTCGCTATGGCAGTTCCTGGCCATCATCATTGCCGGCATTGCCGGGTTCTTCCTGTCGCGTGTGCCGGTCACCCGGCTCCGGAAACTGGCTGAAAGCCGCGAGCGGCCGGATGTCGTGTTCCACGCCGCGATCTCATCGGCGCGGATTGTCTGGCCGGTCGTGACCGCCCTCCTGCTCTGGATCACCACGCCGGCCTTTGAACAATTCGGCCTGCGTAACGAGATCCTGCGCGTTGCCGCCAGCCTGCTGAATGCGTGGATTATCGTCCGCCTGATCACGTCGAACATCCGTGACGGGATGGTGGCCAATACGCTGGCCCTGCTCGCCTGGCTGATCGCCGCGCTCTACATCCTGCGACTGCTGCAGCCAGTGACCCAGTCGCTCGACTCCACGATCATCGACTTCGGCGGCGTGAAGTTTTCGATCCTGCGCCTGCTGACGAGTCTTGCTGTCGCCGCCTTCGCCCTCTGGCTCGGCCGGATCGCCGGGGACGCCGCCCAGGCCCAGCTGCGCAGTTCGAAGAAACTGACGCCCTCCATGGCAGGCCTGCTGGGCCAGGTCCTGAAGATCGCCTTCATCATCATCGCCATCCTGATCGCGCTCCAGGTGGTTGGCGTGAACCTGACCGCCCTCACGATCCTCTCCGGGACGCTCGGTATTGGTATCGGCTTTGGCCTGCAGGCGATCTTTTCGAACTTCGTGTCGGGCGTGATCATCCTGATCGAAAAGTCCGTCAAAGTGGGCGACTTCATCGAGCTTCAGTCCGGTGTCACCGGCCTCGTGCGCGAGATCAATATCCGCTCCACGCTGGTCACCACAAACGACAATGTCGACATCCTCGTGCCCAATGAGGAGTTCATCAAGGCGCAGGTCATCAACTGGACCCTGCGCGAAGCCCGCCGGCGTGCCCATGTACCATTCGGGGTCGCCTACGGATCCGACAAGGAACTTGTCCGCAAGGCCGGCCTTGAAGCCGCAGATGAAGTCGAGTGGACGCTGAAAGGCATGCCCGGCCGCCAGCCGCAGGTCTGGCTCACCAAGTTCGGGGACTCGGCTCTCGAATTCGAACTCGTCGTCTGGCTCACCGACGCCGCTGTCGCCCGTCCGGCACGCGTGGTGGCAGATTATAATTGGGCGCTGCATACGGCGCTCGAGAAGTACGAACTCGAAATCCCCTTCCCGCAGCGCGACCTGCATCTCAAAAGCGCCGCGGACCTCAACGTGACGGTCGAGACCCGCAAAGCGAAGTTTGATTCGGGAACGGACTAG
- a CDS encoding amidohydrolase family protein yields MSYADGRLIHDADSHLMEPADCLDPYFEKRLLDRFLALPRVKELRTGAKAEHVGERLALQQDAAFRAEADDNILLRKNYDAHGAWIRQDRPHTLDKLGFASQLVFTTHCLGNFGLDQSEDMELCYAAADAHNRMMTDFCSIDRRLLAVAYVPLEDFDRSLATAKLAIQLGAKALMVPSLCPQHHSPSHVALDPVWAVAQEAGIPVVLHVGGERKLNPVYKENGLPPVRDFHGGDDNFTSVSYMPIPEAAMQTLATLIFDGVFDRFPDLKWGAIELGANWVPGWMRAMDSAAHAFMRNEERLQKLTAKPSEIVRRQFRAAPYPHEDAGWIIRNAGEEIAMFSSDFPHVEGGRNPLKRFDETLEGLPESAVKAFYSGNFIDMMGEGLAPDLRVPELQRSA; encoded by the coding sequence ATGTCATACGCCGATGGACGGCTGATCCACGATGCCGACAGCCATCTGATGGAGCCGGCCGATTGTCTTGATCCGTACTTCGAGAAGCGCCTGCTGGATCGCTTCCTGGCGCTGCCGCGGGTGAAGGAATTGCGCACCGGCGCCAAGGCCGAACATGTCGGCGAACGCCTTGCGCTGCAGCAGGATGCGGCCTTCCGGGCGGAAGCAGACGACAACATCCTCCTGCGGAAGAATTACGACGCGCATGGGGCCTGGATCCGGCAGGACCGGCCGCACACGCTCGACAAGCTCGGCTTCGCCAGCCAGCTCGTCTTCACCACGCACTGCCTCGGTAATTTCGGCCTTGATCAGTCGGAGGACATGGAGCTCTGCTATGCGGCAGCCGATGCGCATAACCGGATGATGACGGACTTCTGCAGCATCGACCGCCGTCTTCTGGCTGTCGCCTACGTGCCGCTGGAGGACTTTGACCGGTCGCTCGCCACGGCCAAGCTGGCCATCCAGCTTGGCGCCAAGGCGCTTATGGTGCCGAGCCTTTGCCCGCAGCATCACTCGCCGAGCCATGTCGCGCTGGACCCGGTCTGGGCGGTGGCGCAGGAGGCCGGCATTCCGGTCGTGCTTCATGTGGGCGGGGAGCGGAAACTGAACCCGGTCTACAAGGAGAATGGCCTGCCGCCGGTGCGAGACTTTCACGGCGGCGACGACAATTTCACTTCCGTCTCCTACATGCCGATCCCGGAAGCGGCGATGCAGACGCTGGCGACGCTGATCTTCGATGGCGTGTTCGACCGCTTCCCGGATCTCAAATGGGGCGCCATCGAACTCGGCGCGAACTGGGTGCCCGGTTGGATGCGGGCCATGGATTCGGCGGCCCATGCCTTCATGCGCAATGAGGAGCGCCTTCAGAAACTGACCGCGAAGCCGTCAGAGATTGTCCGCCGCCAGTTCCGCGCCGCGCCCTATCCGCATGAGGACGCCGGCTGGATTATCCGGAACGCCGGCGAAGAGATCGCCATGTTCTCCTCCGACTTCCCGCATGTCGAAGGCGGCCGCAATCCGCTCAAACGGTTCGACGAAACGCTGGAAGGTCTGCCGGAAAGTGCGGTGAAGGCGTTCTATTCCGGAAACTTCATCGACATGATGGGCGAGGGGCTGGCCCCGGACCTGCGCGTGCCGGAGCTGCAGCGCTCGGCCTAG
- the dapF gene encoding diaminopimelate epimerase — protein MKIWKMNGAGNAFAIFDARSVPFSPTEDQVRQLAEEMKADQVIALERDAARDVFMRIWNKDGGEVSACGNASRCVGRLLLDETGKDRITIQTEADMLRAFRADDGLITVDMGSPLMGWEDIPLAEKMDVRGVDVKIGPMDNPILSRPAVVSMGNPHAVFFVSDVDAYDIPALGPLVEWHPLFPEGTNVGFAQVIDRQTIRLRVWERGAGLTRACGTGACAALVCAARAKLTDRTAKLILDGGELLIEWRESDDRVYMTGPVELEFETEI, from the coding sequence ATGAAAATCTGGAAGATGAACGGGGCGGGCAACGCGTTTGCCATTTTCGACGCCCGGTCTGTGCCGTTCTCCCCGACGGAGGATCAGGTGCGCCAGCTTGCCGAGGAAATGAAGGCGGACCAGGTGATCGCGCTGGAGCGGGATGCCGCGCGCGACGTATTCATGCGGATCTGGAACAAGGATGGCGGTGAGGTTTCGGCTTGCGGGAATGCCAGCCGCTGTGTCGGCCGTCTCCTGCTGGACGAGACCGGCAAGGACCGCATCACGATCCAGACTGAAGCCGACATGCTGCGCGCCTTCCGCGCCGATGACGGGCTGATCACGGTGGACATGGGTTCGCCCCTGATGGGCTGGGAAGACATTCCGCTGGCGGAAAAGATGGATGTGCGCGGTGTCGACGTGAAAATCGGCCCGATGGACAATCCCATCCTGTCGCGCCCGGCGGTTGTTTCCATGGGCAATCCGCACGCGGTGTTCTTCGTCTCCGATGTCGATGCTTACGACATTCCGGCGCTCGGACCGCTGGTGGAGTGGCATCCGCTGTTCCCGGAAGGGACCAATGTCGGCTTCGCGCAGGTGATCGACCGTCAGACGATCCGCCTGCGCGTCTGGGAACGCGGGGCAGGGTTGACCAGGGCGTGTGGCACGGGCGCATGCGCAGCACTCGTATGTGCGGCGCGGGCCAAGCTCACCGACCGCACGGCGAAGCTGATCCTTGATGGCGGCGAATTGCTGATCGAATGGCGCGAAAGCGACGACCGCGTCTACATGACCGGCCCGGTCGAACTGGAATTCGAGACCGAAATCTGA